The Setaria italica strain Yugu1 chromosome IX, Setaria_italica_v2.0, whole genome shotgun sequence genome has a window encoding:
- the LOC105915173 gene encoding uncharacterized protein LOC105915173, which produces MRKWGWKDVQEKFLATTGKFRNSEQFGYKYRQLKLLWQFIQDLRTKCTGLGHREDSSVIASDKWWQTNCRGHVDWYDLKDGWPEYIDELDRMFCGVAVTGETSFVPGVSRQINFISSGEEDVADADCGTPRNCATPVSSGSKRSSSSIRSTATSPSKKNKGGAVRNMNSNMTRFNSSYDHRTSIIQRALEDKMKEVEDVMDKKQRREDARKQEQKLVTDSATELGVHLMEGQLWNGVVKICMHDDLRNIFLCTPVEARLSMIKQYAYMDVAAHFGAQVEDSVEEEVEDQEEEEKLLAEWKGKTTQNVMATCDLDMVFTFVLAGWPGSVHDMRVFDDVSTVPIEKYYLVDSGYANRTGFLAPYRQTKYHIQDFQNAPEPQGMKEIFNFAHSSLRNMIERAYGVLKMKWRILLDIPAYPPETQTRIICACMALHNFIRINGDFDSHFGIVDSNINYVPVEGTQDQPKTVPAPKSADMASMNAFRDMLAEHLFARS; this is translated from the exons ATGAGAAAGTGGGGCTGGAAAGATGTTCAGGAGAAGTTCCTAGCGACGACTGGCAAGTTCAGGAACAGTGAGCAGTTTGGATACAAGTACAGGCAGTTGAAGTTGCTTTggcagttcatccaagatctgCGGACAAAGTGCACAGGCTTGGGGCACCGAGAAGATAGCTCTGTGATTGCTAGTGATAAGTGGTGGCAGACCAATTGCAGG GGGCACGTGGACTGGTATGATCTGAAGGATGGATGGCCAGAATACATTGACGAGCTGGACCGCATGTTCTGTGGAGTAGCAGTGACTGGAGAAACGTCCTTTGTTCCAGGGGTCAGCCGGCAGATCAACTTCATCAGCAGCGGCGAAGAAGATGTTGCTGATGCGGACTGTGGCACCCCTCGCAACTGTGCCACCCCAGTCAGCAGTGGGAGCAAGAGGAGCTCAAGCAGCATCCGCAGCACTGCTACAAGCCCCAGCAAGAAGAACAAGGGCGGTGCTGTTCGGAACATGAACAGCAACATGACAAGGTTCAACTCCAGTTACGATCACAGGACATCAATTATCCAAAGGGCCTTGGAGGATAAGATGAAGGAGGTTGAAGATGTGATGGACAAGAAGCAGCGGCGAGAGGATGCTAGGAAGCAAGAACAGAAACTAGTGACAGATTCAGCGACAGAGCTTGGAGTGCACCTGATGGAAGGACAACTCTGGAATGGTGTCGTCAAGATCTGCATGCATGATGACCTACGCAACATCTTCCTGTGCACACCTGTTGAAGCAAGGCTGTCAATGATCAAGCAATATGCCTATATG GATGTTGCTGCTCATTTTGGTGCCCAAGTTGAAGATtcagtggaggaggaggtcgaggaccaggaggaggaggagaagttgCTGGCCGAGTG GAAGGGCAAGACAACCCAGAATGTCATGGCCACTTGTGACTTGGATATGGTTTTCACATTTGTGCTTGCTGGGTGGCCGGGTTCAGTGCATGACATGAGGGTGTTTGACGAT GTATCTACTGTTCCTATAGAGAAATACTACTTGGTGGACTCGGGGTATGCAAACCGCACCGGCTTCCTGGCTCCTTACCGCCAGACCAAGTATCACATCCAAGACTTTCAAAACGCGCCAGAACCACAAGGTATGAAGGAGATATTCAACTTTGCACATTCATCTCTTAGAAATATGATCGAAAGGGCGTATGGAGTgttgaaaatgaagtggcgCATATTGTTGGACATCCCGGCCTATCCACCAGAAACACAGACACGGattatatgtgcatgcatggcgtTGCACAACTTCATTAGGATTAATGGTGACTTTGATAGTCACTTTGGTATAGTGGACAGCAACATTAACTATGTGCCTGTTGAAGGCACTCAGGATCAGCCGAAAACAGTGCCTGCGCCGAAGAGTGCGGACATGGCAAGCATGAATGCATTCCGAGACATGCTTGCTGAACATTTGTTTGCTAGGTCTTGA